In the Leptotrichia sp. oral taxon 223 genome, GAATTTAAAAGTAATAATTTATCAGGAATATACGGACTTAATAGAACTGGAAAAATTTCTATTGTTGAATCTTTACAAATACTTCAAAGATATTTTAGAATAGAAAAAGAGCCTTTAGAAGAAAAAGAATTAATAAGGCAAATAAAAAAAGTAATGAAAATAGGAGAGGATGTACTATCAATTCAGATTGAACTGGAAGGAGAAAAATATAGATATCAATTTTCAGTTTCTTTTGAAAGAGATGTATTCGATAAATTCGTATTGTAGAAAGAATTTAAGGAAAAGGAAATAGATAATAATAGAAAAAAATACAGAAGTTTAATTTTATTCGATAATTCTCAAGAATCTGAATTACCACAATTAATTTTTAAGGGAAAAAATTCTGAATGCAATAAAATAATCAATGAAATTTTAGCAGCTCAGAATATAAAAAAGCAAACATTGTACACTGAAAATACAGAATGAATAGCTATCTGAATTTAATGTTGAATCAAGTTCAAAAATTAGAAATGAGAAAAAATAAAGTTCTTGAGTATTTTACAAAAATATTCAAAAAGATAAATTTATTAAGAAATTATATTTGCGAGATATTTTTGATTACCTTTCAGAATCAGATAATGTTTAATATAGGAAGTTTAATAAAAATGAATATCCATGCGGATAAGGTGGTATATAAAGAAGAAAATGCACATGGAGAATTACCAATGTTTTTAAATTCTG is a window encoding:
- a CDS encoding AAA family ATPase, encoding MKLKSIELKNFKNISDLKIEFKSNNLSGIYGLNRTGKISIVESLQILQRYFRIEKEPLEEKELIRQIKKVMKIGEDVLSIQIELEGEKYRYQFSVSFERDVFDKFVL